A single region of the Malus sylvestris chromosome 8, drMalSylv7.2, whole genome shotgun sequence genome encodes:
- the LOC126632844 gene encoding ras-related protein RABA2a-like — protein MARRPDEEYDYLFKVVLIGDSGVGKSNLLSRFTRNEFCLESKSTIGVEFATRTLQVEGRTVKAQIWDTAGQERYRAITSAYYRGALGALLVYDVTKPTTFENVSRWLKELRDHADANIVIMMIGNKTDLKHLRAVATEDAQGYAEREGLSFIETSALEAINVEKAFQTILAEIYRIISKKSLSSGEPTAASVKEGKTIAVTGGSEVNTKKTCCSST, from the exons ATGGCGAGAAGGCCGGACGAGGAATACGATTACTTGTTCAAAGTGGTACTAATCGGCGATTCTGGCGTTGGGAAATCGAACCTCCTCTCCCGATTCACTCGCAACGAGTTCTGTTTGGAGTCTAAGTCCACCATTGGCGTCGAATTTGCCACCAGGACTCTCCAG GTTGAGGGGAGAACTGTGAAAGCTCAGATATGGGACACAGCAGGACAGGAGCGATACAGAGCAATTACTAGCGCCTACTATAGAGGCGCCCTTGGAGCTTTACTTGTCTACGATGTAACAAAACCAACAACATTTGAGAACGTAAGCAGGTGGCTGAAGGAATTGAGAGACCATGCTGATGCAAACATTGTGATCATGATGATCGGGAACAAGACTGATCTTAAGCATCTACGTGCAGTTGCCACTGAAGATGCCCAGGGTTATGCCGAAAGGGAAGGCCTTTCATTCATTGAAACGTCCGCTCTTGAAGCAATCAACGTGGAGAAGGCTTTCCAGACAATTCTGGCAGAGATATACCGGATTATTAGTAAGAAGTCTCTCTCATCAGGCGAGCCAACAGCTGCAAGCGTCAAAGAAGGGAAGACTATTGCAGTCACTGGAGGATCAGAGGTCAATACAAAGAAGACTTGCTGTTCTTCAACCTGA
- the LOC126632846 gene encoding ras-related protein RABD1, translating into MSNEYDYLFKLLLIGDSSVGKSCLLLRFADDSYVDSYISTIGVDFKIRTVELDGKTVKLQIWDTAGQERFRTITSSYYRGAHGIIIVYDVTEMESFNNVKQWLNEIDRYASDSVCKLLVGNKCDLVENKVVDTQTAKAFADELGIPFLETSAKDSINVEQAFLTMAAEIKKKMGSQPTGNRSSGTVEMKSQPIQQNSNCCG; encoded by the exons ATGAGCAACGAATA cGATTATTTGTTCAAGCTTCTGCTAATTGGGGACTCGTCCGTTGGAAAATCTTGTTTGCTTCTCAGATTCGCT GATGATTCCTATGTTGACAGCTACATAAGCACCATTGGAGTTGATTTT AAAATCAGAACAGTGGAGCTGGATGGCAAGACGGTCAAGCTGCAGATT TGGGATACTGCTGGACAGGAGCGATTCAGGACTATAACAAGCAGTTACTACCGAGGAGCACATGGGATAATT ATTGTGTATGATGTTACTGAGATGGAGAGCTTCAATAACGTGAAGCAGTGGCTGAATGagattgacagatatgcaagtgACAGTGTGTGCAAGCTTCTAGTTGGTAATAAATGTGATTTAGTTGAGAACAAGGTTGTCGATACACAAACCGCCAAG GCTTTTGCTGATGAGCTTGGGATCCCTTTCCTCGAGACAAGTGCTAAAGACTCGATCAATGTTGAGCAGGCTTTCTTAACAATGGCAGCCGAgataaagaaaaa AATGGGAAGCCAACCAACTGGTAACAGGTCGAGCGGAACTGTTGAAATGAAGAGCCAGCCAATTCAGCAGAACAGCAATTGTTGCGGTTAG